TTTGTCTTTCGCGTGGATATGCGTTTGCGCCCCTACGGCGATAGCGGCGCACTGGCGCTGAATTACGATGCCATGGAGCAGTATTACCAACAGCAAGGGCGCGATTGGGAACGCTATGCCATGATCAAGGCGCGCTTAATCTTCGGCGATCAAAAACAAGCAGCGCCGCTGCTGGATATGTTGCGGCGCTTCACCTTTCGTCGCTATTTGGATTTTTCCTCCATTGATGCCTTGCGCGACTTGAAACGGCAAATTGAGCGCGAAGTAGAACGCAAAGGCATGGCCGACAATGTAAAACTCGGCAAGGGCGGTATTCGAGAGATTGAATTTATCGTGCAAATGTTTCAGTTGATTCACGGTGGGCGCGATCGCGATCTTCAGCCATCTCCGGTGATGAATATGCTGTCCACACTGGAGAAAAAAAACTTCTTGAGTGAGGGTGATGTTGTCGCCTTGAAGAATGCTTATTTATTTCTTCGCAATGTGGAGCATCTTTTGCAAGCGTGGCGCGATGAGCAGACGCAGATGCTGCCGAGAGATGCGCTGCAACAAACACGCTTGGCATGGTTGTCTGGTTTTGCCAGCTACCAAGATTTTTGTCAGCAATTACAGAGTCACCGCGACCAAGTGCAAAAAATATTTGCAGCCGTTATTTCGCCGCCACCAGAAGAAAACGAAAACAGTGATAAGCCATGGCAGCAATTGTGGGATACATTGGGCGATGAAGAGGTCGGCGCCGCACATTGGGATGCTGTCGGTGTACACGATGAGAAGCTGCAACAGCAGTTGCGCGCTTTTCAACAAGATAAGATGTTGTTGGGACTGCCAAAAGAGAGTCGCGTACGCTTAGATCGTTTCATGCCGCAGTTGTTGAAAGAATTAGCACAGGGTGAGCATCCAGCCGTCATTTTTGAGCGTGTGTTGCCATTATTGAAAGCGGTACTGCGCCGTTCTTCTTATTTGGTGATGCTGCTAGAAAACCCTCAGGGGTTAAAGCAGTTGGTATTGTTGGTGCAGTCGAGCACATGGATTGCCGAGCAGTTGGCCGTTTGGCCTGTGTTATTGGATGAGCTGATTGATGTGCGTAATTTGTACCGTGATGTTGCACCGTCGCGAGAAGAATTAGCGAATATGCTGCGCCAGCAAATGTTGCGCATACCTGAAGAAGACCTTGAAGCGCAAATGGAAGCGCTGCGCCATTTCAAACGCGCGCATAGTCTGCGCGCTGCTGCCTGTGAAGTGACAGGGCGTCTGCCTTTGATGAAGGTCAGTGACTATTTAACATTTATGGCAGAAGCGATACTCGATTATGTATTGCAGATGGCGTGGAAAATTTTGGTAGATAAACATGGTACACCGTTGCAGGAAAACGGCGAGCAGTGTGATCCGAGTTTTATTATTGTTGGCTATGGCAAATTAGGTGGCTTGGAGTTGGGGCACGGTTCCGATCTCGACTTGGTTTTTATTCACGCTGCAGGTAATGGCGAAACCGCAGCCGATATGGCGCTCGGGCAAACGCCTATCGAAAACGGCGTGTTTTTTGCGCGACTCGGCCAGCGCATTATTCATATTCTCAGCACGCGCATGATGAATGGCATGTTGTATGAAACGGATATGCGCTTGCGTCCTTCCGGCAACTCCGGTTTGTTGGTGGCGAGCTTAAAAAGTTTCCAGCGTTATCAAGAAAATGATGCATGGACTTGGGAGCATCAAGCTTTAACACGCGCGCGCGTGGTAGCGGGTTCATCATCGTTAGCGCAACAGTTTGTTGCTGTGCGTGCGCAGGTGTTGGGGCGTGAGCGCGATGTGGAAAAATTGCGTAGTGAAGTGGTGGAGATGCGCAACAAGATGCGCACGCAGTTGGATAAAAGTGATGCGCAGCATTTCGATTTGAAACACGGCGTGGGCGGCATTGTTGATCTGGAGTTTTTCGTGCAGTTCAGTGTGTTGGCGCATGGGCATGCACGGCCCAACTTGCTGACTTGGCCTGACAACATCCGTATCCTCGAGCAGATGGCGGCCTGCAACTTACTGCAGCCGGAACAGGCAGAGGCTTTGATGGAGGCCTATCGTCAACTGCGTGGGCGCGGCCACCGCCGCACCTTGCTAGGCGAGCCGACCTTGATCGGTGTGGATGAGCTGTTGCCGGAGCGGCAAGTGGTGCAGGCGGCGTGGCACAGCATTCTGGGCACCTGAAAAACTCCTATAATGGCGCCCCCGTAAATCCTGCGTATTCGGAGCACTGATATGAGCATGGCAGACCGCGACGGCCTGATCTGGTTTGATGGCAAACTGGTTCCTTGGCGCGATGCAAAAGTCCACATCCTCACCCACACCCTGCACTACGGCATGGGCGTGTTCGAAGGCGTGCGTGCGTACGAAACCGAGTCGCGCGGTACCTGCATCTTTCGCTTGCAGGAGCACACAGATCGTTTATTTGATTCCGCCAAAATCATGAACATGGTGATTCCTTTTTCGAAAGAGGAAATCAACGAAGCGCAGCGTGCCGCCGTGCGCGAAAATAATTTGCCGTCTGCCTACATTCGCCCGATGGTGTTTTACGGATCGGAAGCGATGGGTTTGCGTGCCAAAGGTTTGACCGTGCATGTGATTGTCGCGGCGTGGTCTTGGGGCGCATACATGGGCGATGAGGCGCTGCAAAACGGTATCAAAGTGCGCACCAGTTCCTACACGCGCCACCATGTCAATATTTCTATGACGCGCGCGAAAGCCAACGGCCACTACATCAACTCCATGTTGGCGCTGAATGAGGCTTTGTCCGGCGGAGCAGAAGAGGCGTTGTTGCTGGATCCAGAAGGTTATGTGGCAGAAGGTTCCGGCGAAAATATTTTCATCGTCAAAAACGGCGTAATTTACACGCCAGAATTGACGGCCTGCTTGAACGGCATCACGCGCAATACCATTTTCCATCTCGCTAAAGAAATCGGCTGCGAAGTGGTGGAGAAACGCATCACGCGCGATGAAATTTATATC
The DNA window shown above is from Cellvibrionales bacterium and carries:
- the glnE gene encoding bifunctional [glutamate--ammonia ligase]-adenylyl-L-tyrosine phosphorylase/[glutamate--ammonia-ligase] adenylyltransferase; translated protein: MMKSSKNIPAVLQEELEKVHATFASCLDAGQAEQFYEQQRDAAFVAELSAVWLGSQFFFDWCCRKPEWFFALFKKISTEKSLLDCQPDVVDLKNTLTILLENIGNEDGLMRVLREFRQQQMLRIVWRDITRRADTLETTAALTALADACITVAVDFLYPRLCVEWGTPIGAESGTPQSLLVLGMGKLGAFELNLSSDIDLIFSYDESGETQGKARSISNRDFFTKLGQKLILVLDKKTTDGFVFRVDMRLRPYGDSGALALNYDAMEQYYQQQGRDWERYAMIKARLIFGDQKQAAPLLDMLRRFTFRRYLDFSSIDALRDLKRQIEREVERKGMADNVKLGKGGIREIEFIVQMFQLIHGGRDRDLQPSPVMNMLSTLEKKNFLSEGDVVALKNAYLFLRNVEHLLQAWRDEQTQMLPRDALQQTRLAWLSGFASYQDFCQQLQSHRDQVQKIFAAVISPPPEENENSDKPWQQLWDTLGDEEVGAAHWDAVGVHDEKLQQQLRAFQQDKMLLGLPKESRVRLDRFMPQLLKELAQGEHPAVIFERVLPLLKAVLRRSSYLVMLLENPQGLKQLVLLVQSSTWIAEQLAVWPVLLDELIDVRNLYRDVAPSREELANMLRQQMLRIPEEDLEAQMEALRHFKRAHSLRAAACEVTGRLPLMKVSDYLTFMAEAILDYVLQMAWKILVDKHGTPLQENGEQCDPSFIIVGYGKLGGLELGHGSDLDLVFIHAAGNGETAADMALGQTPIENGVFFARLGQRIIHILSTRMMNGMLYETDMRLRPSGNSGLLVASLKSFQRYQENDAWTWEHQALTRARVVAGSSSLAQQFVAVRAQVLGRERDVEKLRSEVVEMRNKMRTQLDKSDAQHFDLKHGVGGIVDLEFFVQFSVLAHGHARPNLLTWPDNIRILEQMAACNLLQPEQAEALMEAYRQLRGRGHRRTLLGEPTLIGVDELLPERQVVQAAWHSILGT
- a CDS encoding branched-chain amino acid transaminase, whose product is MSMADRDGLIWFDGKLVPWRDAKVHILTHTLHYGMGVFEGVRAYETESRGTCIFRLQEHTDRLFDSAKIMNMVIPFSKEEINEAQRAAVRENNLPSAYIRPMVFYGSEAMGLRAKGLTVHVIVAAWSWGAYMGDEALQNGIKVRTSSYTRHHVNISMTRAKANGHYINSMLALNEALSGGAEEALLLDPEGYVAEGSGENIFIVKNGVIYTPELTACLNGITRNTIFHLAKEIGCEVVEKRITRDEIYIADEAFFTGTAAEVTPIRELDGRSIGTGKRGAITEKLQSLYFDQVKGRRSQFSEWLSPVK